The window CGCGGCCGGCGCCGCAGGGCCGACCTCCGCCGAGGCGGGAGCGGCGGCCGCCTTCGCGACGGCGCAGCAGGTGGCCTCCCTCGTGGCCGAGGCCCTCCAGACCGAGCCGTCCGAGCACCCCGAGGCGCTGCACGCCGAGCCGTCCGACCACCCCGAGGTTCGCAGCGAGGTCCCGGATGCTCCGCCCGCCGCCGCCCCGGAGGACACCCTCCAGCTTCCCAACGGCTCCGTCGAGACCGAGTCCGAACCCGACCTCGACGACGAACCCACCCCACCGACCCCGGCCGAACCGGCCACCCCACCGACCACCGAGCAGCCGGGCGCCGCCCGCACGACAGGAGACACCCCATGAACGCCATCCGCAACCGCCTGGTCATCGTGGTGCGCGCCGATCCGGTGATCTGCGGCCACTCGGTCGAGGGACGCAACCTCGCCGAGACGGCCCTCACCCGCGGCTTCGACGAGGTGCGCATCGTCACCTGGCCGATCGACCGCCTCGAGGCGGCCGGCCTTCCGCTCAAGCCGCTCGACTCCGTGCTGCCCTACAGCGACGGGATCATCGTCGAGCGCCCGGCCCCCGTCGGCGACTACAAGGTGCCCGACGGCCGCTACCTCGCCGGCATCACGGGCCGCCTCGTCGAGCTCTTCACCGACGGCGTGCCGACGGTCGCGCTCTCGCTCTACCTCAGCCCGCACACCATCGCGGTGGCCGACGCCGTGCGCGCCGCCTGGGGCACGGGCCTGCCGGTCGACGTCACCACCATCGCCGAGGCGGTCGGCAGCGACGTCACGAACGTGGTGCGCACGGCGGTCGAGGAGGGGCGGCTCGGGGCGGCCGCGCACATCCTCTCCTCCTACCTCTCGCAGGACCACTGCGTCGCCGTCTCGGAGTACACCCGCGACCTCATCATCAGCGAGGCCGAACGGGTCGACGAGCAGCACGGCACCCGCTTCGCCGACCAGTGCCGGGAGCGCATCGAGGTCTCCTACCCGGCGATCGACGCCGCCCAGTACCTCGACCTCGACCCGGGGGCGAAGGCCGCCGAGCTCGAGTCCCGAGGCCTCGTCGACGACG of the Herbiconiux flava genome contains:
- a CDS encoding glycosyltransferase translates to MNAIRNRLVIVVRADPVICGHSVEGRNLAETALTRGFDEVRIVTWPIDRLEAAGLPLKPLDSVLPYSDGIIVERPAPVGDYKVPDGRYLAGITGRLVELFTDGVPTVALSLYLSPHTIAVADAVRAAWGTGLPVDVTTIAEAVGSDVTNVVRTAVEEGRLGAAAHILSSYLSQDHCVAVSEYTRDLIISEAERVDEQHGTRFADQCRERIEVSYPAIDAAQYLDLDPGAKAAELESRGLVDDGYLLFLSRLTDAKGVDDLIAGFERSEVGRTTELPLMIAGRGPQAEALQELAAASPLAHRIRFLDDVGDAEKPYLMAGCAAFVLPSKPRPEFVETFGIALAEKMLAGGGPVITTLTGGIGEAIGDHAIVVPVNDPDAVAAAIDRAVLHTTPDQRRQWADEARAYALQFDRHAVFDKLFARFPRPEQVPAT